The Candidatus Bathyarchaeum sp. genome window below encodes:
- a CDS encoding DUF4443 domain-containing protein — MSDQSSLQTRTKKSIEFVTSDAKKISEKSNEELLDALEKVRSKIARGPAPAFNEAHAIKAIELIASHKILGRTTMSNKLELGIGTTRTVLKHLKKWEFIVSSKHGFELSEKGKKLSMQIQSKMSPRIQVPKTQLAVGPVVVALIVKNAAHKIDRGIEQRNTAIRAGAAGATTLVFSDGKLVMPSKKKHSTKGIKQIQEAVTTNLNPQENDVIILGSGSNQINAEIGAIMAAIKLLKNNKQEQ; from the coding sequence ATGAGCGATCAAAGCTCCCTTCAAACTCGAACAAAAAAAAGCATAGAATTCGTTACTTCCGATGCCAAAAAAATTTCAGAAAAATCAAATGAAGAATTATTAGATGCCCTAGAAAAAGTGCGAAGCAAAATCGCCCGTGGACCTGCTCCAGCGTTTAATGAAGCCCATGCGATTAAAGCAATAGAACTTATTGCCAGCCACAAAATTTTGGGACGAACAACGATGTCTAATAAGCTTGAACTGGGAATTGGAACAACAAGAACAGTACTAAAGCACCTCAAGAAATGGGAGTTTATTGTAAGTTCAAAACATGGATTTGAGTTATCCGAGAAAGGAAAAAAATTGTCTATGCAAATCCAGTCAAAAATGAGCCCCCGAATCCAAGTGCCTAAAACCCAGTTGGCAGTTGGCCCAGTTGTTGTAGCATTAATAGTAAAAAATGCAGCGCACAAAATAGACAGAGGAATAGAACAAAGAAACACCGCAATCCGAGCGGGAGCGGCTGGTGCAACTACCCTAGTTTTTAGTGACGGCAAACTAGTCATGCCTTCGAAGAAAAAACACAGCACCAAAGGTATAAAACAAATACAAGAAGCAGTAACCACCAATCTAAATCCCCAAGAAAACGACGTTATAATCCTAGGCAGTGGAAGCAACCAAATCAATGCAGAAATTGGCGCCATAATGGCAGCAATAAAACTGCTAAAAAACAACAAGCAAGAACAATAA
- a CDS encoding MBL fold metallo-hydrolase, with protein MAAQNVQITVLIENTQNPTNPKLEAKHGLSIYVTATIDNNNVTVLMDTGSSPQKLLQNIKELKINLEDVDAIALSHGHYDHTGGLIAVLKQINKQVPVIGHPTVFSPKLSMMPHLRLVGAPFRSCDVESANGVPLLASNPVKIAKGITTTGEVPRITSFEKVRGFWAIHKENFVDDKILDDQSLIIEVESKGLVVLAGCAHSGIINTVKYAQKITGISKVYAVFGGFHLIGPNESRIQATIDELKALDPAVVAPCHCTGKTAIKKFAEEFKDRFVSVHTGTVIKM; from the coding sequence ATGGCAGCCCAAAATGTCCAGATAACTGTTTTAATTGAAAACACACAAAACCCAACAAACCCTAAACTGGAAGCCAAACACGGGCTTTCAATTTATGTTACAGCAACAATCGATAACAACAATGTAACAGTACTAATGGACACTGGTTCCTCACCCCAAAAGCTTTTGCAAAACATCAAAGAATTAAAAATCAACTTAGAAGACGTTGATGCAATTGCCCTTAGCCATGGTCACTACGACCACACAGGAGGACTAATAGCAGTCCTTAAACAAATCAACAAACAAGTTCCCGTCATTGGGCATCCAACTGTTTTTAGTCCTAAACTTAGCATGATGCCCCACTTGAGGCTAGTTGGAGCACCGTTCAGGTCTTGTGATGTAGAATCTGCCAATGGTGTGCCCCTGTTAGCAAGCAACCCGGTAAAGATTGCCAAGGGTATCACTACAACCGGTGAGGTCCCTCGAATAACAAGTTTTGAAAAAGTCAGAGGCTTTTGGGCAATCCACAAAGAAAACTTTGTTGACGACAAAATTCTAGATGACCAATCCTTGATCATTGAAGTTGAAAGCAAAGGCTTAGTTGTTTTAGCGGGTTGTGCCCATTCCGGCATAATTAACACTGTAAAGTATGCCCAAAAAATAACAGGAATCAGCAAAGTTTACGCTGTTTTTGGGGGTTTTCATCTCATAGGACCAAACGAAAGCAGAATTCAAGCAACAATAGATGAGTTAAAAGCCCTTGATCCTGCTGTTGTTGCTCCGTGTCATTGCACCGGCAAAACTGCAATCAAAAAATTTGCTGAAGAATTCAAAGACCGTTTTGTCTCTGTTCACACTGGAACTGTCATCAAAATGTGA
- a CDS encoding winged helix-turn-helix transcriptional regulator, protein MNLLRNKGELTKFQILFEIKRKQPHIKQEEISKTLGITVQAVSKHFKKLIHEGLIEAGPEKANYRLTPKAIEKLQEGAKSLERYALKIENGLKIERVCPAIATLPTKTGDHVGIIMKEGVVYAVASDHPEAKAFGIVTTNAEPGEDLGFEYLEGKIKIERGRILIIKLPSIKEGGSRSVDLVKVKQLYEEFKPDRIGVMGSVGRAVLNKLNLKADIEFGINRAAAIAALRGLNVFVFVVGRMANRMIEEIDEINIKRTMNIKYEMKDGRKT, encoded by the coding sequence ATGAATCTTTTAAGAAACAAAGGCGAATTAACAAAATTTCAGATTCTTTTCGAAATAAAAAGGAAACAGCCCCACATTAAACAAGAAGAAATAAGCAAGACACTTGGAATAACTGTTCAAGCAGTCTCAAAACATTTTAAAAAATTGATCCATGAAGGGTTGATTGAAGCCGGACCCGAAAAAGCAAACTACAGGTTAACACCCAAAGCCATCGAAAAACTACAGGAAGGAGCCAAAAGCCTAGAAAGATACGCCCTTAAAATCGAGAATGGATTAAAAATTGAACGTGTTTGCCCTGCCATTGCAACCCTGCCCACAAAAACAGGGGACCACGTGGGAATCATAATGAAGGAGGGCGTAGTGTATGCCGTAGCTTCTGATCATCCCGAGGCTAAAGCTTTTGGAATTGTAACAACGAATGCGGAGCCAGGAGAAGATTTGGGCTTTGAGTACCTAGAAGGCAAAATCAAAATTGAACGCGGGCGAATCTTAATAATTAAACTCCCCAGCATAAAAGAAGGCGGTTCAAGGTCTGTTGATTTGGTCAAAGTTAAGCAACTTTACGAAGAGTTTAAGCCAGACAGAATAGGGGTTATGGGTTCTGTTGGAAGGGCAGTTTTGAATAAATTAAATCTAAAAGCAGACATTGAATTTGGTATAAACCGAGCTGCCGCCATAGCTGCTTTGCGGGGGTTGAATGTTTTTGTTTTTGTTGTTGGCCGGATGGCAAACCGGATGATAGAAGAAATTGATGAAATAAACATCAAACGCACAATGAACATAAAATACGAGATGAAAGACGGGAGAAAAACATGA
- a CDS encoding putative cobaltochelatase gives MRWRTKTVYPFSAIVGQDTMKMALILNVINPKIGGVLLRGEKGTGKSMAVRALAHLLPEVDVVADCPFHCDPINQKEMCDTCSTKQEKGKKISVAKQSVSVVDLPIGATEDRLVGTIDLEKAIKTGEKHFEPGLLAEANRNILYIDEVNLLDDHLVDVLLDAAAMSINFVEREGVSFSHPSNFVLVGTMNPEEGDLRPQLLDRFGLTVEVKGIPYREARAEIVRRRVAFESDPQGFVDSRHEEQEKMRKKIVDATDLLPKVKLSDEMLDLITQICVDFGVDGHRADITIYKTACTIAAFRGRTEVTEEDVREAAELALPHRLRRQPFEEPKQEQQQIQDNIDKWKQNQEQQSPSESNSPPDDSSSDNPQENSDPQHEQVFEADSPEKVKPLENPVLDQMQRTGSGRRSKTRTNSKTGRYVSSAVPKGKVTDLAFDATLRAAAPFQNRRREESNGQNALLIEKSDLRQKVRETKMGNLIMFVVDASGSMAAQERMTATKGAILSLLIDAYQRRDRVGMIAFRKNKAEVILPPTSSVELAQKCLAKLPTGGRTPLAHGLKSGLDTIRECMRRDKEAIPLLTLVSDGRANVNMYDGDPIEEAKTIARAIKSAGIKSIAIDTERDFISFGLVNQICSEMGGKYLRLEDLSAAPLASAVRSHLPQNYAMMKTNFGCENA, from the coding sequence ATGCGCTGGAGAACAAAAACAGTTTACCCATTCTCTGCTATCGTTGGACAAGACACCATGAAAATGGCTCTAATCCTTAATGTCATAAACCCAAAAATCGGGGGAGTTCTACTAAGAGGAGAAAAAGGAACTGGAAAATCAATGGCAGTACGCGCTCTTGCTCATCTTCTGCCCGAAGTAGATGTAGTTGCTGATTGTCCTTTCCACTGTGACCCAATCAACCAAAAAGAAATGTGCGATACCTGTAGCACCAAACAAGAAAAAGGAAAAAAAATCTCTGTTGCAAAACAGTCTGTTTCTGTAGTTGATTTGCCTATTGGTGCAACCGAAGACCGCTTAGTAGGTACAATCGACCTAGAAAAAGCAATCAAAACAGGTGAAAAACATTTCGAGCCCGGACTTTTAGCAGAAGCAAACCGAAACATCCTCTATATTGATGAAGTAAACCTGCTAGACGACCACCTAGTTGACGTTTTGCTAGATGCTGCTGCAATGAGCATAAACTTTGTTGAACGGGAAGGGGTTTCATTCAGTCACCCATCCAATTTTGTACTAGTCGGCACCATGAACCCTGAAGAAGGGGATCTTCGTCCTCAACTCTTGGACCGTTTTGGATTAACAGTTGAAGTTAAAGGCATCCCATACCGAGAAGCCCGAGCAGAAATTGTTCGAAGACGTGTTGCCTTTGAATCTGACCCTCAAGGGTTTGTTGACAGTCGTCATGAAGAACAAGAAAAAATGCGTAAAAAGATAGTTGATGCAACCGACCTTTTGCCTAAAGTTAAGTTAAGTGATGAAATGCTTGATTTAATCACTCAAATCTGTGTGGACTTTGGTGTTGATGGGCACCGTGCAGATATTACGATTTATAAGACTGCATGCACCATCGCAGCGTTTAGAGGACGAACTGAAGTAACTGAAGAAGATGTTCGTGAAGCTGCAGAATTGGCGCTTCCTCATCGTCTTCGTCGTCAGCCTTTTGAAGAACCCAAGCAAGAGCAACAACAAATTCAAGACAACATCGATAAATGGAAACAAAATCAGGAACAGCAATCTCCTTCTGAGAGTAATTCCCCTCCTGATGATTCTTCATCAGATAACCCCCAGGAAAACTCAGATCCCCAACATGAACAAGTTTTTGAGGCTGATTCTCCAGAAAAAGTTAAACCTTTAGAAAATCCAGTTTTGGACCAGATGCAACGCACTGGCTCTGGACGAAGGTCAAAAACTAGAACTAACTCCAAAACTGGACGTTATGTTTCTAGTGCTGTTCCTAAAGGAAAAGTTACTGACCTTGCTTTTGATGCTACTTTGCGGGCTGCAGCTCCTTTTCAAAACAGAAGACGAGAAGAATCTAACGGCCAAAACGCGTTACTTATCGAAAAATCTGACCTGCGCCAGAAAGTTCGAGAAACGAAAATGGGCAATTTAATCATGTTTGTTGTTGATGCCAGTGGCTCAATGGCTGCCCAAGAGCGCATGACTGCAACTAAGGGTGCCATTTTATCCCTTCTAATTGATGCGTATCAGCGTCGTGACCGGGTTGGAATGATTGCTTTTCGGAAAAACAAGGCAGAGGTAATTTTGCCTCCAACTAGCAGCGTGGAGTTAGCCCAAAAATGCTTGGCAAAACTTCCTACTGGTGGACGAACTCCTCTTGCTCATGGGTTAAAGTCTGGATTGGATACAATCCGTGAGTGTATGCGACGGGACAAAGAAGCCATTCCTCTTTTAACTTTGGTTTCTGATGGTCGGGCAAACGTCAACATGTATGATGGTGATCCAATCGAAGAAGCAAAAACCATAGCCCGTGCCATTAAATCGGCTGGAATCAAATCCATCGCCATTGATACTGAACGGGATTTCATTTCGTTTGGTTTGGTAAACCAAATCTGTTCAGAGATGGGTGGAAAATATCTACGTTTAGAAGACTTGAGCGCAGCGCCTCTTGCTTCTGCGGTTCGTAGCCATTTGCCTCAAAATTATGCAATGATGAAAACAAATTTTGGATGTGAAAATGCATGA
- the cobN gene encoding cobaltochelatase subunit CobN translates to MTQLKLAFVATMITDTVPLVSAVESVNQKFGNVVKVRLQTGIADQDFDNMEEFIDFAKNSHVAIVHLMGEFPAYDRFVSTLQDAKVPLLIVSPNKNQPSVCTVEPKDKQQVVKYLRYNGKQNFENLLLYLANRFTGSSYEVCPPKKIQWEGIYHPDFEGTITLQEYETRIAPDKPTVGILFHTTQLRGENTSFVNSLITAVEAHGANVVTVSYMNNIQKTIETCFMKNGKPIIDAVVSVLCFSLTSSNTKASEALTKLNVPVIKAITTVNSFENWQEDMQGLNFMDIPASVVMPEFDGFLITVPMAAMDYNKINSLTGTKILQFEPIPERVDKVARLGVNWAKLKSIPNSKRKVAIIFHNYPPRNDTIGKAFAIDTPVSILNLLTDMKNVGYTLDSIPESGQELIDGIINGLTNDLRWLSTEELAKRAVGKTSTKQYTEWFNELPSDAKQTMQNKWGKPPGKLFSYQNNLIVPGILNGNVFLGLQPSRGPLGDDSESYHSPDLSLSHHYYGYYRWIRNVFKADVVIHVGTHGSLEWLPGKSVGLSASCFPDATISDLPNVYPYVITNPGEGTQAKRRSYCCIVDYLIPVMHNADSYEETAELEVQLQDYYHAKLADKEKVPVLQKVIWETVVSGKLDKDLEVTKKSAFADFDEFLETLHAYLHDLADAQLRDGLHTLGQPPTDERLEEFLVTLTRLSNGSAPSLRQSLAELKGYDYEDLLANKGKLRSDGKTNGDVIKEMNGIALELMKQFNANGFEETKIDDIMQQILGCCSPKVKECLVYVANFLVPCLEKTTDELGNVMSAFEGGYVPPGPSGSITRGMADILPTGKNFYSIDPRAVPSPASWRVGIALAEGLLERYLKEEGSYPESVGTILWATDTMKTKGDDLAEILYLMGVKPIWEESSGRVVGVEAIPLEELNRPRVDVTVRISGLFRDTFPNIVHLLDDAVALVAGLDEGSDKNFVRKHVENEVSERVSEGVDAEQARDEAHYRVFGDRPGAYGCGVSTLVSSQKWETQEDLSDVYISWGSYAYSKKVYGRSVPERFKARLSQIQATVKNQDSREYDILDCDDWYDVHGGMIVSVKTLSGKVPRSFCGDSSDPNRVKVRTTAEETCHVFRTRLLNPKWIDSMVRHGYAGAGTLSKTLDDVMGWDATVEVVEDWMYEDLANKYVLDKKMQEWLKDVNPYALQNMVERLLETINRNLWNATEEMKKELQRLYLEIEGVIEGANE, encoded by the coding sequence TTGACTCAACTTAAATTAGCTTTTGTTGCAACAATGATAACTGACACTGTACCATTGGTTTCTGCTGTTGAATCTGTGAACCAAAAATTTGGTAATGTAGTAAAGGTCAGGCTTCAAACGGGTATTGCAGACCAAGATTTTGATAACATGGAAGAGTTTATTGATTTTGCAAAAAACTCTCATGTAGCCATAGTGCACTTGATGGGAGAATTCCCCGCATATGATCGGTTTGTGTCTACTCTCCAAGATGCAAAAGTTCCTTTGCTGATTGTTTCTCCAAACAAGAATCAACCAAGTGTATGCACTGTTGAACCCAAAGATAAACAACAGGTAGTGAAGTATCTTCGATATAATGGGAAACAAAATTTTGAAAACCTTTTACTGTACTTGGCAAACCGTTTCACAGGCTCTAGCTATGAGGTTTGTCCACCTAAAAAAATACAATGGGAAGGCATTTATCATCCAGATTTTGAAGGCACAATCACATTACAGGAATATGAAACAAGAATCGCACCGGATAAGCCCACTGTAGGCATTTTGTTTCACACTACTCAGTTACGGGGCGAAAACACCAGTTTTGTTAACAGCTTAATAACCGCTGTTGAAGCCCACGGCGCTAACGTTGTTACTGTTTCGTACATGAACAACATACAAAAAACAATCGAAACATGTTTCATGAAAAACGGCAAACCCATCATCGATGCAGTAGTAAGTGTTCTGTGTTTTTCGTTGACGTCTTCCAACACTAAAGCATCAGAAGCACTAACCAAGTTAAATGTGCCTGTCATAAAAGCGATAACAACCGTGAACAGTTTTGAAAACTGGCAAGAAGACATGCAAGGACTAAACTTTATGGACATTCCAGCAAGCGTAGTAATGCCTGAATTTGACGGATTTCTAATAACAGTGCCCATGGCAGCAATGGATTACAACAAAATCAACTCTTTGACAGGGACTAAAATATTACAATTTGAACCGATTCCCGAAAGAGTGGACAAAGTCGCTCGATTAGGCGTTAACTGGGCAAAACTAAAGAGCATTCCAAACAGCAAACGAAAAGTTGCCATAATTTTTCATAATTATCCTCCCAGAAACGACACCATCGGCAAAGCTTTCGCAATTGATACGCCTGTTTCTATTTTGAATCTGTTAACTGATATGAAAAATGTAGGTTATACGTTAGACAGCATTCCAGAAAGTGGACAAGAACTAATCGATGGCATAATTAATGGTCTAACTAATGACCTTAGGTGGTTAAGCACTGAAGAGCTTGCAAAACGCGCAGTTGGCAAGACGTCAACTAAACAGTATACTGAATGGTTTAACGAGTTGCCCTCGGATGCAAAGCAAACAATGCAAAATAAGTGGGGGAAACCTCCAGGTAAGCTGTTCAGTTATCAAAATAATTTGATTGTTCCGGGAATATTAAACGGCAATGTGTTCTTGGGGCTTCAACCTTCAAGGGGACCGTTGGGGGATGATTCAGAAAGCTATCACAGCCCTGACCTTTCTTTGTCTCACCACTATTACGGATATTACCGCTGGATTCGTAATGTGTTCAAAGCAGACGTAGTCATTCACGTTGGAACCCATGGAAGTTTAGAATGGTTACCCGGCAAATCTGTGGGGCTATCTGCATCGTGTTTTCCGGATGCAACAATATCCGATTTACCCAACGTGTACCCATACGTTATCACAAATCCAGGAGAGGGAACTCAAGCTAAACGGCGAAGCTATTGTTGCATTGTTGATTATTTGATTCCAGTGATGCACAACGCTGACTCATACGAAGAAACAGCAGAACTTGAAGTTCAACTGCAGGATTATTATCACGCAAAACTTGCAGACAAAGAAAAGGTACCTGTTTTACAAAAAGTGATTTGGGAAACCGTTGTTTCAGGTAAGCTGGACAAAGACCTTGAAGTAACCAAAAAAAGTGCTTTTGCTGATTTTGATGAGTTCCTAGAAACTTTACATGCTTATTTGCATGATTTGGCAGATGCTCAACTTCGTGATGGGTTACATACTCTTGGTCAACCCCCTACGGATGAGAGGTTAGAAGAGTTTTTGGTAACTTTAACCCGATTAAGCAACGGTTCAGCACCTTCTTTGCGACAGTCTCTTGCTGAATTGAAAGGGTATGATTACGAAGATTTACTTGCCAACAAGGGAAAACTGCGCTCTGACGGCAAAACAAATGGTGATGTAATCAAAGAAATGAACGGTATAGCATTAGAACTGATGAAACAATTTAATGCCAACGGCTTTGAGGAAACAAAAATTGATGACATTATGCAACAAATTCTTGGATGTTGTAGTCCCAAAGTTAAGGAGTGTCTAGTTTATGTGGCCAATTTTTTGGTGCCTTGCTTGGAAAAAACCACAGATGAATTAGGCAATGTTATGTCGGCGTTTGAGGGAGGTTATGTTCCTCCGGGTCCGTCAGGTTCCATAACAAGGGGCATGGCAGATATTTTGCCAACGGGTAAAAACTTTTATTCTATCGATCCTCGGGCGGTTCCTTCTCCAGCTTCGTGGCGCGTGGGCATTGCCTTGGCTGAGGGTTTGTTGGAGCGTTACTTGAAAGAAGAAGGCAGCTACCCTGAAAGCGTTGGAACTATCCTATGGGCTACGGACACCATGAAAACCAAAGGCGACGACTTGGCAGAAATTTTGTATTTGATGGGAGTAAAGCCAATTTGGGAAGAATCCAGCGGACGTGTAGTAGGGGTTGAGGCCATTCCCCTTGAAGAGCTGAACCGTCCCCGCGTTGATGTTACTGTTCGGATTAGTGGCTTGTTCAGGGATACTTTTCCTAACATTGTTCATCTTCTTGATGATGCGGTCGCTTTGGTTGCGGGTCTTGATGAGGGTTCTGACAAGAATTTTGTTCGTAAACATGTTGAAAACGAAGTAAGTGAACGAGTATCTGAAGGCGTTGACGCCGAACAAGCCAGAGATGAAGCCCATTATCGTGTTTTTGGTGACCGCCCAGGAGCTTATGGTTGTGGAGTGAGCACATTAGTAAGTTCCCAGAAGTGGGAAACCCAAGAAGACCTCAGTGACGTCTATATTTCTTGGGGCAGTTATGCTTACAGTAAGAAAGTTTATGGACGTTCGGTGCCTGAGCGGTTTAAGGCCCGCCTTAGCCAGATTCAAGCAACAGTAAAGAACCAAGATTCACGCGAATACGACATACTTGACTGCGACGACTGGTACGACGTTCATGGAGGTATGATTGTGTCAGTTAAAACCTTGAGCGGGAAGGTTCCACGCTCTTTTTGTGGAGACAGCTCCGACCCCAACAGGGTAAAAGTTAGAACCACTGCCGAAGAGACATGTCATGTTTTTCGTACCCGCCTTTTGAATCCGAAATGGATTGACAGCATGGTTCGCCATGGTTACGCGGGCGCGGGCACTCTTTCTAAGACTTTGGATGACGTTATGGGCTGGGACGCCACCGTCGAAGTTGTTGAAGATTGGATGTATGAAGACCTTGCTAACAAGTATGTTCTGGACAAAAAAATGCAAGAGTGGCTCAAAGACGTCAACCCATACGCTTTGCAAAATATGGTTGAGCGCCTTTTAGAAACCATAAACCGAAATCTATGGAACGCAACCGAAGAAATGAAAAAAGAACTCCAGCGCCTTTATCTAGAAATTGAAGGCGTAATAGAAGGGGCAAACGAATAA
- a CDS encoding anaerobic ribonucleoside-triphosphate reductase activating protein codes for MDVKGFVDLSFVDWDGKVSSVLFLPNCNFRCPFCHNVNLVLNPESIETIPFEYINEQLKNQKGWIDGVCITGGEPTLHSDLPDLIPKIKQMGFLVKLDTNGTNPDTLKELLDKKLLDYVAMDVKAPLTVEKYSKAIGVNAKKLLEKVKQSISLLMNSDTDYEFRTTVVPTLHDPDDIKQICHSLEGCKKYVLQKFDVNIGQRVLDPTFTTKTITNDEMQKFLVAAKEIIPNTKARGLV; via the coding sequence TTGGACGTAAAAGGATTTGTTGACCTAAGTTTTGTGGATTGGGATGGCAAAGTTTCTTCTGTTCTGTTTTTGCCAAACTGCAATTTTCGTTGTCCTTTTTGCCACAATGTAAATCTTGTTCTTAATCCCGAAAGTATCGAAACTATTCCCTTTGAATACATAAACGAACAACTAAAAAATCAGAAAGGCTGGATAGACGGAGTTTGCATAACCGGTGGAGAACCAACCCTTCACAGCGATTTGCCTGATTTGATTCCAAAAATAAAACAGATGGGGTTTTTGGTTAAATTGGACACAAACGGAACTAACCCAGACACGCTCAAGGAGCTTCTGGACAAGAAGCTTTTAGACTATGTAGCTATGGACGTAAAAGCCCCCTTAACAGTTGAAAAATACTCCAAAGCAATTGGTGTGAATGCAAAAAAGCTGTTAGAAAAAGTTAAACAAAGCATCAGTCTCTTGATGAATTCGGATACGGATTACGAATTTCGAACAACCGTTGTTCCCACACTGCACGATCCAGATGACATCAAACAAATATGCCATAGCCTAGAGGGGTGCAAAAAGTATGTTCTACAAAAATTTGATGTGAATATTGGGCAAAGAGTTTTGGACCCAACATTTACAACAAAAACAATAACCAACGATGAAATGCAGAAATTTTTGGTTGCTGCAAAGGAAATAATTCCAAACACAAAAGCCCGCGGGCTAGTTTAA
- the nikR gene encoding nickel-responsive transcriptional regulator NikR produces the protein MTKIVRVGVTFPPELLTELDEIIDDIGYESRSKAIQDAVSLFVTEQKILHKQEGKKAGVLVMVYDHDVKGLEDDLVDSQHHHRDIINSVLHVHLSDNECLEAVAVKGNAKDIQKLAQELATRKGVKQVRSTIVSA, from the coding sequence ATGACAAAGATTGTTCGTGTTGGGGTTACTTTTCCTCCAGAATTATTAACAGAATTAGATGAAATCATTGATGACATTGGTTATGAAAGTCGGTCTAAGGCTATTCAGGACGCAGTGTCATTATTTGTAACCGAACAAAAAATACTGCACAAGCAAGAAGGAAAAAAAGCCGGAGTCCTTGTTATGGTCTACGACCACGATGTGAAAGGCTTAGAAGACGACCTAGTTGACTCACAACACCATCACCGTGACATAATAAACTCAGTTCTTCATGTCCACTTAAGCGACAACGAATGCCTCGAAGCAGTTGCAGTAAAAGGTAACGCAAAAGACATCCAAAAATTAGCCCAAGAACTCGCAACACGAAAAGGAGTAAAACAAGTCCGATCCACCATAGTCAGCGCATAA
- a CDS encoding cobalamin biosynthesis protein: protein MFEGSVSFLFDSLLIFCLAFLIDVIFGEVPDRFHPTLWMGQIAGRLKPKLRSNNPQIEKIKGVFLCLGLLALFVGPTCFGLFWTRELFGSLVYVIVSSFVLQTTFAIKCMKQYTLPVAEAVEKNDFETAKKYLPFIVRRNPKELTSRHIISAAVETIAEGTTDGITSPFFYFALFGVPGAVAFRVINTLDSMVGYKDEEHINIGWFSASMDTLVNYIPTRLTALLMVASAFILRLDWKQSYKILSRDKNITVSPNAGWTISAMAGALNVQLEKPGHYIIGDKNNLSPQHINKALQMMMMCSLLFALLIVFPLLTITWILI, encoded by the coding sequence ATGTTTGAGGGATCGGTTTCTTTTCTTTTTGATTCTTTGCTGATTTTTTGTTTAGCTTTTTTGATCGATGTCATCTTTGGTGAAGTTCCAGACAGATTTCATCCCACATTATGGATGGGGCAAATTGCCGGGCGCCTTAAGCCCAAACTTAGAAGCAACAACCCACAAATTGAAAAAATAAAAGGTGTTTTTCTTTGTTTAGGCCTTCTTGCGTTATTTGTGGGCCCTACCTGTTTTGGGTTGTTTTGGACTCGAGAATTGTTTGGTAGTTTAGTTTATGTTATTGTTTCTTCTTTTGTGTTACAAACAACCTTTGCCATCAAGTGCATGAAACAGTATACTTTGCCGGTTGCTGAAGCCGTAGAAAAAAACGATTTTGAAACAGCTAAAAAGTATTTACCCTTTATCGTTAGGCGTAACCCAAAGGAGCTAACTAGCCGTCACATAATTTCTGCTGCAGTTGAAACAATAGCGGAAGGAACCACGGATGGAATTACATCACCTTTTTTTTACTTTGCTTTGTTTGGTGTTCCAGGAGCGGTTGCGTTTAGAGTAATTAATACCTTGGATTCAATGGTGGGTTACAAGGACGAAGAACATATTAACATTGGTTGGTTTTCGGCATCAATGGACACATTAGTCAATTATATTCCTACCCGATTAACTGCCCTTTTGATGGTAGCATCAGCATTTATTCTCCGACTTGACTGGAAGCAATCCTACAAAATTTTGAGCAGAGACAAAAACATAACCGTAAGCCCTAACGCTGGATGGACAATATCGGCAATGGCGGGAGCCTTAAACGTTCAGTTAGAAAAACCCGGTCATTACATAATTGGCGACAAAAATAATCTATCGCCCCAACACATAAACAAAGCATTGCAAATGATGATGATGTGCTCTTTGTTGTTTGCACTGTTGATTGTGTTTCCTTTGCTAACCATTACTTGGATACTAATCTAA